In one window of Chelmon rostratus isolate fCheRos1 chromosome 19, fCheRos1.pri, whole genome shotgun sequence DNA:
- the fbxw2 gene encoding F-box/WD repeat-containing protein 2, which translates to MEKAAFEGWLESVSATFLTLNDQQRNQSLDHLISLSGAVQLRHLSNGLETLLKRDFLRLLPLELAFYLMRWLDPQTLLTCCLVCKQWNKVINSCTEVWQGVCRELGWRIDESIQDASHWKGVYLKAKMRMTQLKDQEAFETSSLIGHSARVYALYYKDGLLCTGSDDLSAKLWDVRTGQCIYGIQTHTCATVKFDEQKLVTGSFDNTIACWEWSTGAKIQQFRGHTGAVFSVDYNDELDLLVSGSADFSVKVWALSAGACLNTLTGHTEWVTKVILQKSEVESVVHSPGDYILLSADKYEIKVWPLGREINCKCLKTLSVSEDRSISLQPRLQFDGRYIICSSDLGVYQWDFASFEILRVIKTQDPANLSLLSFGEVFALLFDNHFLYVMDLRTEAISGRWPLPAYRKSKRGSSFLPGVTSWLNGLDGGNDSGLVFATSMPDHSIHLVLWKENG; encoded by the exons ATGGAGAAGGCGGCCTTTGAGGGGTGGCTGGAGTCAGTCTCTGCCACTTTCCTTACTCTAAATGACCAGCAGCGCAACCAGTCTCTGGACCACCTCATATCTTTAAGTGGTGCTGTCCAGCTCCGTCATCTGTCTAATGGACTGGAGACGCTGCTCAAGCGTGACTTTCTACGCCTCCTTCCTCTGGAGCTGGCCTTCTACCTGATGCGCTGGCTGGACCCTCAGACCCTGCTCACCTGCTGCCTTGTCTGCAAACAGTGGAATAAG GTGATAAACTCGTGTACAGAGGTGTGGCAGGGTGTGTGTCGGGAACTGGGCTGGAGGATTGACGAGTCCATTCAGGATGCATCACACTGGAAGGGGGTCTACCTGAAGGCTAAAATGCGTATGACGCAGTTGAAGGATCAGGAGGCCTTTGAGACGTCGTCCCTCATTGGCCACAGTGCTCGAGTGTACGCCCTGTACTATAAGGATGGCCTCCTCTGCACAG GATCTGATGACCTATCAGCTAAACTATGGGATGTGCGCACCGGGCAGTGCATTTATGggattcaaacacacacctgtgccacAGTGAAGTTTGATGAACAGAAGCTGGTGACTGGATCCTTTGACAACACTATTGCATGCTGGGAGTGGAGCACGGGGGCTAAAATCCAGCAGTTCCGTGGCCACACTGGAGCAG TCTTCAGTGTGGACTACAATGATGAGCTGGACCTGCTGGTCAGCGGCTCTGCAGACTTCTCTGTGAAGGTCTGGGCTCTGTCTGCTGGTGCCTGTCTCAACACTCTGACTGGACACACTGAGTGGGTCACCAAG GTGATACTACAAAAAAGTGAAGTAGAATCTGTGGTGCATAGTCCTGGTGATTATATCCTCCTAAGTGCTGATAAGTATGAAATTAAG GTCTGGCCTTTAGGGAGAGAAATCAACTGTAAGTGTTTGAAGAcgctgtcagtgtcagaggacCGCAGCATCAGCCTTCAGCCCCGCCTGCAGTTTGATGGACGCTACatcatctgcagctctgacctCGGAGTTTATCAGTGGGACTTTGCCAGTTTTGAGATTCTCAG GgtgataaaaacacaggacCCAGCTAACCTGTCCCTGCTCAGCTTTGGCGAGGTGTTTGCACTCCTTTTCGACAACCACTTCCTGTATGTGATGGACCTGAGGACAGAGGCTATCTCAGGCCGCTGGCCTCTACCAGCTTACAGAAAATCCAAACGAGGATCCAGCTTCCTGCCCGGTGTGACTTCCTGGCTCAACGGCCTGGACGGGGGCAATGACTCTGGACTGGTGTTTGCCACCAGCATGCCCGACCATAGCATTCACTTAGTACTGTGGAAAGAGAACGGATAG
- the crb2a gene encoding protein crumbs homolog 2a: MELGKIHLNLKTVLLTMMMFKWGILCTATSDKCLSAPCQNGASCVDTMDDYACICAREGVRYMGKSCEELYDACFFAPCENCSSTPGTTEYHCICPDGLTGDNCTEEVDECQSDPCSEPRSVCVDQLNGYFCRCPAGYGGWDCRTHVTDCIDDPCRNNGTCVLRPEGFECRCAPGFQGTTCEEDVNECSSEPCQNGAICVDGVAEFHCFCVPGFQGFNCEIDINECASRPCENNATCINEKDHYECECLVGFAGVNCETEIDECESSPCRNGATCHDLVGMYSCECPPGFDGVDCEVDVDECVSGPCQNGAVCHDMVNSYECDCSDTGFEGDYCEVDIPECASDPCQHGATCIEGIKGYTCLCWPGYEGPNCETDIDECVEQPCENGGECFERSDPSHWELDWELSFADAAGYICQCQPGFAGENCSVNIDECESEPCQNGGTCEDKINGYTCTCSAGFLGELCEVNIDECESQPCQNGGWCEDGRASYTCHCPEAEPGELPWGSDHCDVKLHGCVDHECQNGATCHPWLEGGEHGHTCLCPHGFFDEQCSTRTTFSFSTPGFIHIQVVLEERSRREVEHRVHRGFGVQLRFRTTIPNMLLFYRGDVDSHLLLEILNGGLHAKAFSEESEMDVTFPGLVSDGDWRDAHVFIDNDGLVLILKGPGCDRDGCRVIDGADEPPFQPSEAFAQIYVGGAPEELLEYSVSGTGFIGCMEDLMIDSKPILPQTLPEDQGHELGCSKTEWCKPDPCHGHGRCVDLWTSYQCDCYRPFHSESCSEEFPSWTYSHEDTVSFSAYDVGKNHGSNFNVSFFLRSLKPDGLLFQLRRPTEEEGGKVYFTIYLRMGRVFVSSLPNGASLTAPIFVTTGEKQLLQVEVQHRQVIFEHAGLRYGIGEIPDVDVSSGDQAYVGGLPGDLDSHVWGGHYKGCLQDLRLDSVHLDVDAWNSSDEEEVYLPSDAENVEKDCVSDDTCKMKPCQNGGECTITFNDFTCSCPEEYTGKTCKTRVWCVSDPCVNGGHCVDLPDGYECVYNATFENNPVHYSAGGSLAEPVSNIYMELRTRSENAVLLRASWGSDLLMVGLLDASVRVEIHIGNSVETLTFTGARRVADGSWHRVNISMAERDRKASPWVIVVDGITDASSVPELTGSLHFLNEKGATLAVAESFTGCLGAVRLGGVYLPFVDDYKAPQPSQFHLDGKPKIHLGCTSAPVCDSDPCLNGATCEDLFNKFGCACDLGWEGEQCETDTDDCASQPCVHGSCKDYLAGFECRCHPGYAGTLCDEDLDECEHHACEHGGTCQDGPNMYTCICPKDYTGPLCQWDYPPIQCGDDVQCANDGVCSDGLWGANCTCMPGFTGSRCEMEIDECQSNPCRNGGSCLDRFNMFVCECPPGYSGPICDTNKQAHKQGIPWLVVAIPLLCFCVLIMIIALTFMVLTARKKRQSEGAYSPSAQEMAGARLEMDSMLKVPPEERLI; this comes from the exons ATGGAGCTGGGAAAAATTCATCTGAATCTAAAGACTGTGCTCCTGACGATGATGATGTTCAAATGGG GAATCCTCTGCACAGCCACATCAGACAAATGTTTGTCGGCACCTTGCCAGAACGGAGCTTCTTGTGTGGACACCATGGATGATTATGCCTGTATCTGTGCCAGAGAGGGGGTCCGGTACATGGGCAAAAGCTGCGAGGAGCTCTATGACGCCTGCTTCTTTGCTCCATGCGAGAACTGCAGCAGCACCCCCGGCACCACGGAGTACCACTGCATCTGCCCGGACGGACTGACGGGTGATAACTGCACCGAGGAGGTGGACGAGTGTCAGAGCGACCCCTGCTCTGAACCCCGCTCTGTGTGCGTGGACCAGCTCAATGGATACTTCTGCAGGTGTCCTGCTGGCTACGGAGGATGGGACTGCAGGACGCATGTGACCGACTGCATCGATGATCCCTGTAGGAACAACGGGACTTGTGTATTACGACCGGAGGGCTTCGAATGCCGCTGCGCGCCGGGGTTCCAGGGGACAACCTGTGAGGAAGACGTGAATGAGTGTTCATCGGAGCCCTGTCAGAACGGGGCTATCTGTGTGGACGGGGTGGCGGAGTTCCACTGCTTCTGTGTGCCTGGATTTCAGGGCTTTAACTGTGAGATCGACATCAACGAGTGTGCGTCACGACCCTGTGAGAACAACGCCACCTGCATCAACGAGAAGGATCACTACGAGTGTGAGTGCCTGGTGGGGTTTGCAG GAGTCAACTGTGAAACTGAAATAGACGAGTGTGAGTCCAGCCCCTGCCGCAACGGCGCCACCTGCCACGACCTGGTCGGCATGTACTCCTGCGAGTGTCCGCCCGGGTTCGACGGCGTCGACTGTGAGGTCGATGTCGATGAGTGTGTCAGTGGGCCCTGTCAGAACGGAGCTGTCTGTCATGACATGGTGAACAG CTATGAATGTGACTGCAGTGATACAGGATTCGAGGGTGATTACTGTGAAGTGGACATCCCTGAGTGTGCCTCTGATCCCTGTCAGCATGGTGCCACATGTATAGAGGGAATCAAAGGATACACCTGTCTCTGCTGGCCAG GGTATGAAGGACCAAACTGTGAGACGGATATCGACGAGTGTGTCGAGCAGCCCTGTGAGAACGGCGGGGAGTGTTTCGAGCGTTCGGATCCGTCCCACTGGGAGCTGGACTGGGAGCTCAGCTTTGCAGATGCAGCTGGATATATCTGCCAGTGTCAGCCAGGGTTTGCAG GGGAGAACTGCTCCGTCAACATTGATGAGTGTGAGTCTGAACCCTGTCAGAATGGAGGCACTTGTGAGGATAAGATCAACGGCTACACCTGTACATGCTCGGCCGGATTTCTAG GTGAGCTGTGTGAAGTCAACATTGATGAATGCGAGAGCCAGCCCTGTCAGAATGGAGGCTGGTGTGAGGACGGCAGGGCGTCCTACACCTGCCACTGTCCCGAAGCCGAGCCGGGGGAACTTCCTTGGGGAAGTGATCACTGCGATGTGAAACTCCACGGCTGTGTGGACCACGAATGCCAGAACGGAGCCACCTGCCACCCGTGGCTGGAGGGTGGAGAACACGGCCATACGTGCTTGTGCCCTCATGGCTTCTTTGATGAACAGTGCTCCACGAGGACAactttctccttctccacccCTGGATTCATTCACATCCAGGTCGTTCTAGAAGAAAGGAGCCGCAGGGAGGTGGAGCACCGTGTCCACCGTGGCTTTGGGGTACAGCTACGCTTCCGGACGACTATACCCAATATGCTGCTCTTCTACAGAGGGGATGTGGACAGTCACCTCCTGCTGGAGATCCTGAATGGTGGGCTTCACGCAAAAGCCTTTTCTGAGGAGTCTGAGATGGATGTAACGTTTCCTGGTTTGGTTAGTGATGGAGACTGGCGAGATGCTCATGTGTTCATAGATAATGACGGTCTGGTTTTGATTCTGAAAGGCCCTGGCTGTGACAGGGATGGATGCAGAGTTATAGATGGTGCCGATGAACCACCTTTCCAGCCCTCTGAAGCCTTCGCTCAGATCTATGTAGGTGGAGCACCGGAGGAGCTTTTAGAGTACTCTGTAAGTGGTACAGGCTTCATCGGCTGTATGGAAGACCTGATGATCGACTCTAAGCCTATCCTACCCCAAACTCTCCCAGAGGACCAAGGCCATGAACTGGGCTGCAGTAAGACCGAGTGGTGTAAGCCTGACCCCTGCCATGGACATGGACGCTGTGTGGACCTGTGGACCAGCTATCAGTGTGACTGCTACCGTCCCTTCCACAGTGAGAGCTGCTCTGAAG AATTCCCCTCATGGACATATAGCCATGAGGACACTGTGAGTTTCAGTGCCTATGATGTCGGGAAGAACCACGGGAGCAACTTTAACGTGTCCTTCTTCCTGAGGTCATTAAAGCCAGACGGGCTGCTGTTCCAGCTGAGGAGacccacagaggaagaggggggaaagGTCTACTTCACAATCTACCTGAGGATGGGGAGGGTCTTTGTCAGCTCTCTGCCGAACGGTGCCTCACTGACAGCTCCCATATTTGTGACCACTGGTGAGAAGCAGCTTCTGCAGGTGGAAGTCCAGCACAGACAGGTGATCTTTGAGCACGCAGGCCTTCGCTATGGAATAGGAGAGATCCCTGATGTCGATGTTAGCAGTGGAGATCAGGCCTATGTAGGAGGACTTCCAGGAGACCTGGACTCTCATGTGTGGGGGGGGCATTACAAAGGTTGCCTGCAGGACCTTCGTTTAGACTCGGTGCATCTGGACGTGGACGCGTGGAACAGCTCGGACGAGGAGGAGGTGTATTTACCAAGTGATGCTGAAAATGTAGAGAAGGACTGTGTCAGTGATGACACTTGCAAG ATGAAGCCTTGTCAGAACGGAGGAGAATGCACCATCACTTTCAATGATTTCACGTGTTCCTGTCCGGAAGAATACACCGGAAAGACCTGCAAAACACGTGTGTGGTGTGTCAGTGATCCTTGTGTCAATGGCGGCCATTGTGTGGACCTCCCTGATGGATATGAAT GTGTTTACAACGCCACCTTTGAGAACAACCCTGTGCACTACAGTGCTGGAGGCTCCCTGGCTGAGCCTGTCTCTAACATATACATGGAACTGCGCACTCGCTCAGAGAACGCCGTGCTCCTGAGGGCCTCCTGGGGCTCTGACCTGCTGATGGTGGGTCTGCTGGACGCCTCGGTCCGGGTGGAGATCCACATCGGTAACAGCGTCGAGACGCTGACGTTCACGGGAGCTCGTCGAGTGGCTGACGGGAGCTGGCATCGCGTGAACATCTCGATGGCAGAGAGGGACCGCAAAGCCTCTCCCTGGGTTATCGTTGTGGATGGAATCACAGACGCCAGCAGCGTACCGGAGCTCACGGGAAGCCTCCACTTCCTCAATGAGAAGGGAGCCACACTGGCTGTTGCAGAGAGCTTCACCGGCTGCTTGGGTGCAGTGAGGCTCGGGGGAGTCTACCTTCCTTTTGTGGATGACTATAAAGCCCCTCAGCCATCTCAGTTCCATTTAGATGGAAAACCAAAGATCCATTTAGGTTGCACCAGCGCCCCTGTTTGTGATTCAGATCCTTGTCTGAATGGAGCCACATGTGAAGACCTCTTTAATAAATTTGGCTGTGCCTGTGACTTGGGCTGGGAGGGGGAGCAGTGTGAAACAGACACTGATGACTGTGCGTCTCAACCCTGTGTTCACGGAAGCTGTAAGGACTACTTAGCTGGTTTCGAGTGCCGTTGCCACCCTGGATATGCGGGCACCCTTTGTGATGAGGATCTCGATGAATGTGAGCATCATGCCTGTGAACATGGAGGCACCTGTCAGGATGGACCCAACATGTACACCTGTATATGCCCCAAGGACTACACAGGCCCTCTGTGCCA GTGGGACTATCCTCCAATACAGTGTGGTGACGATGTCCAGTGTGCAAATGACGGGGTCTGCAGTGACGGGCTGTGGGGGGCTAACTGTACCTGCATGCCGGGTtttacaggcagcag GTGTGAAATGGAGATTGATGAGTGCCAGTCTAATCCCTGTAGAAATGGTGGCTCCTGTTTGGATCgattcaacatgtttgtgtgtgaatgcccGCCTGGCTACAGCGGTCCAATCTGTGACACTAAC AAACAAGCCCACAAACAGGGAATCCCCTGGCTGGTGGTAGCCAT